The Nitrosospira multiformis ATCC 25196 region TCACCGGGCTCATCCCCGGCAGCAATCCCGTGCAATTCTTTTTTGCCGCGTTATTCGCCGTTGCCTTCAAGGTCAACCTTCCCGTAGCAGTCATAACGACGCTTTATTCCAATCCCTTTACCATCCTGCCGATCTATGTGGCTGCCTACGAAATCGGCACTTTTGTAACGGGAGGCACGTCGAACGGCATGCCCGAAGTGGGATTGCATCTAATGGATAAAAGTATCGGCGAGTGGGGGCCTGCCCTGATCGAGTGGGTGGTATCACTCGGCAAGCCTTTGCTGGTCGGAATGTTTCT contains the following coding sequences:
- a CDS encoding DUF2062 domain-containing protein; translated protein: MFRKFFKKYLPSHETIRRNRFVALFGERLQHHNLWHLHRRSVAGGFAVGLFTGLIPGSNPVQFFFAALFAVAFKVNLPVAVITTLYSNPFTILPIYVAAYEIGTFVTGGTSNGMPEVGLHLMDKSIGEWGPALIEWVVSLGKPLLVGMFLLALLLSSTGYFAVRAGWRLFAIYEWRKRAKRRRQKNEQNMDEMDGDSG